From a region of the Vallicoccus soli genome:
- a CDS encoding SDR family NAD(P)-dependent oxidoreductase: MDPAPDYTRLFRLDGRRAVVVGAGSGIGREAALALAAHGADVVCADRDADAAARTAQGAGGTAYPLDVLDRAAVAAAPGELGDVDVLVFTAATNVRKRLLDYAEEEFDRVVALNLRASFDLVRTFGGAMAERGRGSVVGFSSIRAVTVEPGQGVYAATKAGLVQLLRTAAAELGPRGVRVNAVAPGVVETPLTAQIKADPSWYGAYAAKSALGRWARPGELAGAVVYLASDASSFVTGSVLTVDGGWTAVDGRYEPPGA; the protein is encoded by the coding sequence GTGGACCCCGCCCCGGACTACACCCGCCTCTTCCGCCTCGACGGCCGCCGGGCCGTCGTCGTCGGCGCCGGCAGCGGCATCGGCCGCGAGGCGGCGCTCGCCCTCGCCGCGCACGGCGCCGACGTGGTGTGCGCCGACCGGGACGCCGACGCGGCCGCCCGGACGGCGCAGGGGGCGGGCGGCACGGCGTACCCCCTGGACGTCCTCGACCGCGCGGCGGTCGCCGCGGCGCCGGGGGAGCTCGGCGACGTCGACGTGCTCGTCTTCACGGCCGCCACCAACGTGCGCAAGCGCCTGCTCGACTACGCCGAGGAGGAGTTCGACCGGGTCGTCGCGCTCAACCTGCGGGCGTCGTTCGACCTCGTACGGACCTTCGGCGGCGCCATGGCCGAGCGGGGCCGCGGCTCGGTCGTCGGGTTCTCCTCGATCCGGGCGGTGACCGTGGAGCCGGGCCAGGGCGTGTACGCGGCCACCAAGGCCGGCCTCGTCCAGCTGCTGCGCACCGCGGCCGCCGAGCTCGGCCCCCGCGGCGTGCGCGTGAACGCCGTCGCCCCCGGCGTCGTCGAGACCCCGCTCACCGCGCAGATCAAGGCCGACCCCTCCTGGTACGGCGCCTACGCCGCCAAGAGCGCCCTCGGCCGCTGGGCCCGCCCCGGGGAGCTCGCCGGCGCCGTCGTCTACCTCGCCTCCGACGCCAGCAGCTTCGTCACCGGCAGCGTCCTCACCGTCGACGGCGGCTGGACCGCCGTCGACGGCCGGTACGAGCCCCCCGGCGCCTGA
- a CDS encoding aldehyde dehydrogenase family protein produces the protein MTRRTAQGVALPFPEGLPVGDAWVAAGTREVRFPYDGSPVAPAPVGDAALAERAVAAAAACRGAVAALPSHVRRAVLLGARDALAARRDDLEQLLVLETGKPLVDCRVEVDRALVTLAASAEEVARLHGETVPLDLLPSGEGLIGFWVRKPVGVVVGIAGFNYPLLLAAHKVGPAVAAGCPVVVKPAPQTPLATLWLVHALREAAEAAGAPAAAVQLVTGDASVGSALTTDPRVAAVSFTGSAAVGHRIARDAAPRKVLLELGSNAALVVAADADLDAAAAAVLRGGFYASGQACISVQRVLVEESVAGAFLDRLAAGVADVRVGDPRDPATRVSALIDAGSRERVASWVREAVAAGARVLAGGPDDDPLGPTVLADVPDGVAAWDEEVFGPVVCVRAVPSLDAAYDAVNASRYGLHASVFTRSLASAFAAVERLEVGGVVVNEVPGFRSDTMPYGGVKDSGAGREGPRFAVEELTVTRMAVIRPA, from the coding sequence GTGACCCGCCGGACCGCGCAGGGCGTCGCCCTGCCCTTCCCCGAGGGCCTGCCCGTCGGCGACGCGTGGGTCGCCGCAGGGACCCGGGAGGTGCGCTTCCCGTACGACGGCTCGCCCGTCGCCCCCGCGCCCGTCGGCGACGCGGCGCTGGCCGAGCGCGCGGTGGCCGCCGCCGCGGCCTGCCGGGGCGCCGTGGCCGCGCTGCCGTCGCACGTGCGGCGCGCCGTCCTGCTCGGCGCCCGCGACGCCCTCGCGGCGCGGCGCGACGACCTCGAGCAGCTGCTCGTCCTCGAGACCGGCAAGCCCCTCGTGGACTGCCGGGTCGAGGTGGACCGCGCGCTCGTGACCCTCGCCGCGTCCGCCGAGGAGGTCGCCCGGCTGCACGGGGAGACCGTGCCGCTCGACCTGCTGCCGTCCGGCGAGGGCCTCATCGGCTTCTGGGTGCGCAAGCCGGTCGGGGTCGTCGTCGGGATCGCGGGCTTCAACTACCCCCTGCTCCTCGCGGCCCACAAGGTGGGGCCCGCCGTCGCCGCCGGGTGCCCCGTCGTCGTCAAGCCCGCGCCGCAGACGCCGCTGGCGACCCTCTGGCTCGTGCACGCGCTGCGCGAGGCGGCGGAGGCGGCCGGCGCGCCCGCGGCCGCGGTGCAGCTCGTCACGGGCGACGCCTCCGTGGGCAGCGCGCTCACGACCGACCCGCGGGTGGCGGCGGTGTCCTTCACCGGCTCGGCCGCGGTCGGGCACCGCATCGCGCGCGACGCGGCCCCGCGCAAGGTCCTCCTCGAGCTCGGTTCCAACGCCGCGCTCGTCGTCGCGGCCGACGCCGACCTCGACGCGGCCGCTGCGGCCGTCCTGCGCGGCGGCTTCTACGCCTCCGGCCAGGCGTGCATCTCCGTGCAGCGGGTCCTCGTCGAGGAGAGCGTCGCCGGGGCGTTCCTGGACCGGCTCGCCGCGGGCGTGGCGGACGTGCGGGTCGGGGACCCCCGCGACCCCGCCACCCGCGTCTCGGCGCTCATCGACGCCGGCTCCCGCGAGCGCGTCGCCTCCTGGGTGCGCGAGGCGGTCGCGGCCGGCGCGCGCGTGCTCGCCGGCGGGCCCGACGACGACCCGCTGGGGCCGACCGTGCTCGCCGACGTCCCCGACGGCGTGGCCGCGTGGGACGAGGAGGTCTTCGGCCCGGTCGTGTGCGTGCGGGCGGTGCCGTCGCTCGACGCCGCGTACGACGCCGTCAACGCCTCCCGCTACGGCCTGCACGCCAGCGTCTTCACCCGCTCGCTGGCGAGCGCCTTCGCGGCGGTGGAGCGGCTCGAGGTCGGCGGCGTCGTCGTCAACGAGGTGCCCGGCTTCCGGTCGGACACCATGCCCTACGGCGGCGTGAAGGACTCGGGGGCCGGTCGCGAGGGCCCGCGCTTCGCCGTCGAGGAGCTCACCGTCACCCGCATGGCCGTCATCCGGCCGGCTTGA
- a CDS encoding P1 family peptidase translates to MSVGPVEPEVRPGPSNSLVDVPGLRVGHRTAAGDGWLTGTTVVLAPEGGVVGGVDVRGGGPGTRETDLLDPRNVVERVHAVVLGGSSAFGLGAADGVMARLAEAGTGLRVGADGDVVVPIVPAAVVFDLGRGGDQARRADASFGAAAHDAAGDGPVQQGCVGAGTGALAGRFKGGVGSASAVLPGGATVAALVVVNALGSPADPRTGGLWGARHLLPGELAWLGTPDPSDAAAVTAPERAQRRGDLHTTIGVVATDLALTKAQCAKLAGIGHDGLARALRPVHTMFDGDTLFGLSTAARPAPDAQALHGLLTVAADCVTRAVVHAVLAATTTRTPAGEWPSYLDLVPSARRGGRP, encoded by the coding sequence GTGAGCGTCGGCCCGGTCGAGCCGGAGGTCCGCCCCGGGCCGAGCAACAGCCTCGTCGACGTGCCCGGGCTGCGGGTCGGGCACCGCACCGCGGCCGGCGACGGCTGGCTCACCGGCACGACCGTGGTCCTCGCTCCCGAGGGCGGGGTGGTCGGCGGGGTGGACGTGCGCGGCGGCGGCCCCGGCACCCGCGAGACCGACCTGCTCGACCCGCGCAACGTCGTCGAGCGCGTGCACGCCGTCGTCCTCGGTGGCAGCAGCGCCTTCGGCCTCGGCGCCGCCGACGGGGTCATGGCCCGGCTGGCCGAGGCCGGGACCGGGCTGCGGGTGGGCGCCGACGGCGACGTCGTGGTGCCGATCGTCCCCGCCGCCGTCGTCTTCGACCTGGGCCGGGGCGGGGACCAGGCGCGCCGCGCCGACGCATCCTTCGGCGCGGCCGCGCACGACGCCGCGGGGGACGGGCCCGTGCAGCAGGGGTGCGTCGGCGCCGGGACGGGCGCCCTGGCCGGGCGGTTCAAGGGCGGTGTCGGCTCCGCGAGCGCGGTCCTGCCGGGCGGGGCGACGGTCGCCGCCCTCGTCGTCGTCAACGCGCTCGGATCCCCGGCCGACCCGCGGACCGGCGGGCTCTGGGGCGCGCGGCACCTGCTCCCCGGCGAGCTGGCGTGGCTGGGGACCCCCGACCCCTCCGACGCCGCGGCGGTCACGGCACCGGAGCGGGCGCAGCGCCGGGGCGACCTGCACACGACCATCGGCGTCGTCGCCACCGACCTCGCGCTCACCAAGGCGCAGTGCGCCAAGCTCGCCGGCATCGGGCACGACGGGCTCGCGCGGGCGCTGCGCCCGGTGCACACGATGTTCGACGGCGACACGCTCTTCGGCCTGTCCACGGCGGCGCGGCCCGCGCCCGACGCGCAGGCCCTGCACGGCCTGCTGACCGTGGCGGCCGACTGCGTCACCCGCGCCGTCGTGCACGCCGTGCTGGCCGCCACGACCACGCGCACGCCCGCGGGGGAGTGGCCGTCGTACCTCGACCTCGTCCCGTCCGCCCGCCGAGGAGGCCGACCGTGA
- a CDS encoding M20 family metallopeptidase — MSSPYDVDAEAVVAFTRELVRCRSVHDPRAGTAEGEAAALVAERMRSFGWEPEVTEVAPGRPNVVAVVEGGGGPGPTLAFEGHTDVVTEGDLSSWTVDPFGAEVRDGRLYGRGSADMKSGVAAMLYAVRALQEAGPFPGRVAVCALVDEEGLMLGAKHFARTALAREVDGAIVCEPEAGEVCVAAKGAVRLRVDLHGRMAHGAMPQHARNPVVAVGRLLAALADYQRELVEAFGEHEHLGRVYLTPTVLGAGDADQINVIPARASVCLDVRTLPDVDHGALVARVRALAEAAGTPDGVRAEVTVVDDRPAVEVDPAHPLVTALAAAHEAVLGEPARYGGVPGATDGTILTRDAGMPTVVYGPGGKWIAHQADEYVEVDEIVACARVYAEAAGRFLRGGRP; from the coding sequence GTGAGCAGCCCGTACGACGTCGACGCCGAGGCGGTCGTCGCCTTCACCCGCGAGCTGGTGCGGTGCCGCAGCGTCCACGACCCGCGGGCCGGGACCGCCGAGGGCGAGGCGGCCGCGCTCGTCGCCGAGCGCATGCGCTCGTTCGGCTGGGAGCCGGAGGTCACCGAGGTCGCGCCGGGGCGGCCCAACGTCGTCGCCGTCGTCGAGGGCGGCGGCGGGCCCGGCCCCACCCTCGCCTTCGAGGGGCACACCGACGTCGTGACCGAGGGGGACCTCTCGAGCTGGACCGTCGACCCCTTCGGCGCGGAGGTCCGCGACGGCCGGCTCTACGGGCGCGGCTCGGCCGACATGAAGTCGGGCGTCGCCGCGATGCTCTACGCGGTGCGCGCCCTGCAGGAGGCCGGGCCCTTCCCGGGGCGGGTCGCGGTGTGCGCCCTCGTCGACGAGGAGGGCCTGATGCTCGGCGCGAAGCACTTCGCGCGGACAGCGCTTGCTCGCGAGGTCGACGGGGCGATCGTCTGCGAGCCCGAGGCCGGCGAGGTCTGCGTCGCCGCCAAGGGCGCCGTCCGCCTGCGGGTCGACCTGCACGGGCGCATGGCGCACGGGGCGATGCCGCAGCACGCGCGCAACCCGGTCGTCGCCGTGGGCCGCCTGCTCGCGGCGCTCGCGGACTACCAGCGCGAGCTCGTGGAGGCGTTCGGCGAGCACGAGCACCTCGGGCGGGTGTACCTCACGCCCACCGTCCTCGGGGCCGGGGACGCGGACCAGATCAACGTCATCCCCGCCCGGGCCTCGGTCTGCCTCGACGTGCGGACCCTGCCGGACGTCGACCACGGCGCGCTCGTCGCGCGGGTCCGGGCCCTGGCCGAGGCGGCGGGCACCCCCGACGGCGTACGCGCCGAGGTCACCGTCGTCGACGACCGGCCGGCCGTCGAGGTCGACCCCGCCCACCCGCTCGTCACCGCGCTCGCCGCCGCGCACGAGGCGGTGCTCGGCGAGCCGGCGCGGTACGGCGGGGTGCCGGGGGCGACCGACGGCACGATCCTCACCCGCGACGCTGGGATGCCGACCGTCGTCTACGGCCCCGGCGGCAAGTGGATCGCCCACCAGGCCGACGAGTACGTCGAGGTGGACGAGATCGTCGCCTGCGCCCGGGTCTACGCCGAGGCCGCCGGGCGCTTCCTGCGCGGCGGCCGGCCGTGA
- a CDS encoding ATP-binding cassette domain-containing protein gives MSGQPLIAVRDLERTYRRSRTSLLSPPPEVHALRGVSFDVARGERFGIVGESGSGKSTLIRLLCALDTPTAGTVAFDGEVVSGLPERRLRGLRRDLQVVFQDPMGSLDPRMRVRDIVAEPLVAQGERDPRARVAELLADVGLPPDAGERYPHQFSGGQRQRISIARALSTRPKVLVADEPVSALDVSVRAQILNLLADLVEEHALTLVFVSHDLSVVRHVCDTVAVVHEGRIVELGPTEQVHGAPRHPYTRRLVAAVPTLRKALDGVTAADLARGATAPGTEEAVS, from the coding sequence GTGAGCGGGCAGCCCCTCATCGCGGTCCGCGACCTCGAGCGGACGTACCGGCGCTCGCGGACGTCCCTGCTCTCCCCGCCGCCCGAGGTGCACGCCCTGCGGGGCGTCAGCTTCGACGTCGCCCGCGGCGAGCGCTTCGGCATCGTGGGGGAGTCCGGCTCCGGCAAGTCGACGCTCATCCGCCTGCTCTGCGCCCTGGACACCCCGACCGCCGGCACGGTCGCCTTCGACGGCGAGGTCGTCTCGGGCCTGCCGGAGCGGCGCCTGCGGGGGCTGCGCCGCGACCTGCAGGTCGTCTTCCAGGACCCGATGGGCTCGCTCGACCCGCGCATGCGGGTGCGCGACATCGTCGCCGAGCCGCTCGTGGCCCAGGGCGAGCGCGACCCCCGGGCCCGGGTGGCCGAGCTGCTCGCGGACGTCGGCCTGCCGCCGGACGCGGGGGAGCGCTACCCCCACCAGTTCTCCGGCGGCCAGCGCCAGCGCATCTCGATCGCCCGGGCCCTGTCGACGCGGCCGAAGGTGCTCGTGGCCGACGAGCCGGTGAGCGCCCTCGACGTGTCGGTGCGCGCGCAGATCCTCAACCTGCTCGCCGACCTCGTCGAGGAGCACGCGCTCACCCTCGTCTTCGTCTCGCACGACCTCAGCGTCGTGCGGCACGTCTGCGACACCGTCGCGGTCGTGCACGAGGGCCGCATCGTCGAGCTGGGGCCCACCGAGCAGGTCCACGGCGCCCCGCGGCACCCGTACACCCGGCGGCTCGTGGCCGCCGTGCCCACCCTGCGCAAGGCCCTGGACGGCGTGACCGCGGCGGACCTCGCGCGCGGCGCCACCGCCCCCGGCACCGAGGAGGCCGTCTCGTGA